One Hordeum vulgare subsp. vulgare chromosome 4H, MorexV3_pseudomolecules_assembly, whole genome shotgun sequence DNA window includes the following coding sequences:
- the LOC123446803 gene encoding probable anion transporter 4, chloroplastic, whose product MAIGALLSSSTRAAACFASPLSSSSSSNRGAGAAGKQQHEPTTTMINYTTSSPHTRWPVCSQLVAGHRNGGTIRHVASMSTGKHQPLLSPSPTMSLCNNNANNAGLVKRRLMSRVDCFLLSPNSNPVTNGWHKPKNLTGLDTTCVLRPEYRAPLRKRRDCRAEQYEMAGSPSDVPAEAAVLVGDANAGVVSAPPWWQQFPKRWTIVVLCFFSFLLCNMDRVNMSIAILPMSAEFSWSPATVGLIQSSFFWGYLLTQILGGIWADRFGGKVVLGFGVVWWSIATILTPFAAKLGLPFLLVVRAFMGIGEGVAMPAMNNILSKWIPVSERSRSLALVYSGMYLGSVTGLAFSPFLISKFGWPSVFYGFGSLGSIWFAMWQLKARSSPSEDPEVTEDEKRHILGGSTVKEPVSSIPWKLILSKPAVWALIVSHFCHNWGTFILLTWMPTYYNQVLKFNLTESGLLCVLPWLTMAVFANIGGWIADTLVAKGVSITNVRKIMQSIGFLGPALFLTLLSKVRTPAMAVLCMACSQGSDAFSQSGLYSNHQDIGPRYAGVLLGLSNTAGVLAGVFGTAATGYILQKGSWDSVFQVAVLLYIVGTVVWNLFSTGERILE is encoded by the exons ATGGCGATTGGGGCGCTGCTCTCCTCTTCCACCAGAGCCGCCGCCTGCTTCGCCTCGCcgctctcctcatcctcctcctccaacaGAGGAGCAGGAGCAGCAG gaAAGCAACAGCATGagccgacgacgacgatgatcaaCTACACTACGTCCTCGCCACACACCAGGTGGCCGGTGTGCTCACAGCTCGTTGCCGGACACAGAAATGGGGGAACCATCCGGCATGTCGCCAGCATGAGCACCGGGAAACACCAGCCTCTGCTCAGCCCTTCTCCTACCATGAGCCTCTGCAACAACAATGCCAATAACGCAGGCCTGGTGAAGAGGAGGCTCATGTCCAGGGTCGACTGCTTCCTGTTGTCCCCCAACTCCAACCCAGTCACCAACGGATGGCACAAGCCCAAGAACCTCACCGGTCTCGACACCACCTGCGTGCTGCGGCCCGAGTACAGAGCGCCGCTCAGGAAACGCCGAGACTGCAGGGCCGAGCAGTACGAGATGGCCGGGTCGCCCTCCGACGTCCCCGCTGAGGCGGCCGTCCTGGTCGGAGACGCCAACGCAGGGGTTGTCTCTGCTCCTCCATGGTGGCAGCAGTTCCCCAAGCGATGGACCATCGTCGTCCTCTGCTTCTTCTCATTCCTCCTATGCAACATGGACCGT GTCAACATGAGTATCGCCATCCTGCCCATGTCGGCCGAGTTCAGCTGGAGCCCAGCAACCGTTGGCCTCATCCAGTCTTCTTTCTTTTGGGGTTACCTTCTCACTCAG ATTCTTGGAGGCATTTGGGCTGACCGGTTCGGTGGCAAGGTGGTGCTTGGGTTCGGGGTCGTATGGTGGTCTATtgcaacaattcttacaccatttGCTGCCAAGCTTGGCCTTCCGTTCCTACTTGTCGTGCGTGCTTTCATGGGGATAGGCGAG GGTGTTGCCATGCCGGCTATGAACAACATCCTTTCCAAGTGGATCCCGGTTTCAGAGAGGAGCAGATCTCTTGCATTAGTGTACAGTGGAATGTACCTGGGTTCAGTTACCGGCCTGGCCTTCTCACCTTTCCTGATAAGCAAATTCGGCTGGCCTTCTGTTTTCTATGGATTTGGGTCCCTGGGAAGCATCTGGTTTGCAATGTGGCAACTCAAA GCACGCAGCTCCCCGAGCGAAGATCCGGAAGTAACCGAGGATGAAAAGAGGCACATCCTAGGTGGTAGTACTGTAAAGGAGCCTGTTAGCTCCATACCATGGAAGTTAATCCTATCCAAGCCTGCAGTATGGGCTCTCATAGTATCCCATTTTTGCCATAACTGGGGAACATTCATTCTCCTAACGTGGATGCCCACATACTACAATCAG GTTCTGAAGTTCAATCTCACCGAGTCCGGGCTTCTGTGTGTCCTGCCGTGGCTGACAATGGCTGTGTTTGCAAACATTGGTGGCTGGATAGCTGACACTCTCGTTGCGAAAGGGGTTTCGATAACAAATGTTCGCAAG ATCATGCAATCTATCGGGTTCCTTGGACCGGCCTTGTTCTTGACACTGCTGAGCAAAGTCCGTACACCAGCCATGGCCGTGCTGTGTATGGCATGCAGTCAG GGGAGTGATGCTTTCTCCCAGTCTGGGCTGTACTCGAACCACCAGGATATAGGACCGCGCTACGCG GGGGTGCTTCTTGGGCTGTCGAACACCGCCGGCGTGCTTGCAGGAGTTTTTGGTACTGCTGCCACTGGCTACATCCTTCAGAAAG GCTCCTGGGATAGCGTGTTTCAGGTGGCTGTTCTGCTGTACATAGTAGGGACAGTGGTGTGGAACCTCTTTTCGACCGGAGAGAGGATCCTCGAATAA